Proteins encoded within one genomic window of Phototrophicus methaneseepsis:
- a CDS encoding amino acid ABC transporter ATP-binding protein produces MVAEVTETQTEEKKKADQYDEPIILVENVNKWYGDFHVLRDVSLSVAPREVVVIIGPSGSGKSTFIRCINRLEEHQEGLIMVDGIELSHDVRNVAEIRRETGMVFQQFNLFPHMTVADNVTLAPMKVRHWPKDRAERRAMELLTRVGIPEQANKYPGQLSGGQQQRVAIARALAMEPKIMLFDEPTSALDPEMIKEVLDVMKELAISGMTMIVVTHEMGFAREVADRIIFMDHGRIVEQGPPEHFFDPAIEHHPRTQEFLDQIL; encoded by the coding sequence ATGGTAGCCGAAGTAACGGAAACCCAAACAGAAGAAAAAAAGAAGGCCGATCAATACGACGAGCCGATTATCCTGGTCGAGAATGTGAATAAGTGGTACGGGGACTTCCACGTGTTGCGTGATGTCTCCTTATCGGTGGCCCCTCGTGAAGTGGTCGTGATTATCGGCCCCTCTGGTAGTGGGAAATCAACATTTATCCGCTGCATCAACCGCCTGGAAGAACACCAGGAAGGGTTGATTATGGTGGATGGCATCGAACTCAGCCATGATGTGCGTAACGTCGCGGAAATCCGCCGTGAAACAGGGATGGTCTTCCAACAGTTCAACCTGTTCCCGCATATGACTGTTGCGGATAACGTCACCCTGGCCCCTATGAAGGTACGCCATTGGCCTAAAGACCGCGCTGAACGGCGCGCCATGGAATTACTCACCCGTGTAGGCATCCCTGAGCAAGCCAATAAGTACCCTGGGCAGCTTTCCGGCGGTCAGCAGCAGCGTGTGGCGATTGCACGCGCCCTGGCTATGGAGCCGAAAATTATGCTCTTCGACGAGCCAACATCCGCACTCGACCCTGAAATGATTAAAGAAGTGCTGGACGTCATGAAAGAGCTGGCCATCAGCGGTATGACGATGATCGTCGTCACGCACGAAATGGGCTTCGCCCGCGAAGTGGCCGACCGCATCATCTTCATGGATCATGGGCGTATTGTGGAGCAAGGCCCGCCAGAGCACTTCTTTGACCCAGCTATTGAACATCACCCACGTACCCAGGAATTCCTGGATCAAATTCTATAG
- a CDS encoding HEAT repeat domain-containing protein, whose product MTNTVQMLKEQLHSPNAETRSRAALSFADAGDVNTLAILLDALRTETSLFVREDITWAIVRMGRDSVPTLIELLNDDDAALRHHVAHVISKISDARAVDALISALQDENAKVVYKAAFALGQIGDASAVPALVGLIGHPYLELQTLLLDLMEQFADEALPLVRALATHEDETVRTQVTDILGVMQSPGAIDALITMLQDDAWEVRFGALMALQPVDTLQTREAIARMSDDPHPRVRGLAGMLAIS is encoded by the coding sequence GTGACCAATACCGTGCAAATGCTAAAGGAACAACTTCATAGCCCAAATGCGGAAACGCGCAGCCGTGCGGCCCTCAGCTTCGCCGATGCTGGCGATGTGAACACACTCGCAATTTTGCTGGATGCGCTGCGTACAGAAACCAGTTTGTTCGTCCGCGAAGACATCACATGGGCCATCGTGCGTATGGGGCGCGATTCTGTGCCGACATTGATTGAATTGTTGAATGATGATGATGCGGCACTACGCCATCATGTGGCACATGTCATCAGCAAGATTAGCGATGCACGTGCGGTTGATGCGCTGATAAGCGCGCTGCAAGATGAAAACGCAAAGGTCGTCTATAAGGCCGCTTTTGCACTAGGCCAGATTGGGGACGCGAGCGCGGTCCCGGCACTGGTTGGCCTGATCGGTCACCCGTACCTTGAACTGCAAACGCTGCTCCTGGACCTGATGGAACAATTTGCCGACGAAGCCTTGCCGCTGGTCCGCGCGCTGGCTACGCATGAGGATGAGACTGTCCGTACACAGGTTACAGATATTCTGGGTGTGATGCAGTCGCCAGGGGCGATTGATGCGCTCATCACGATGCTGCAAGACGATGCCTGGGAAGTGCGTTTTGGGGCTTTGATGGCCTTGCAACCCGTAGATACACTGCAAACGCGTGAGGCGATTGCGCGTATGAGCGATGACCCGCATCCGCGTGTACGGGGGCTTGCGGGGATGTTGGCCATATCCTGA
- a CDS encoding amino acid ABC transporter permease codes for MIESNENPNATPVVINYDEPPTKPPPLLSTGALAWIRENLFSSVFDAVLTIVGILMIIFAVVSFFNWVVSSGDWFAITFNFEQYMYGRFDPDEVWRLGLFVLLVAFTAGTAIAAYFRRISPVFILILAAIYLPALLLPAIVNATIPLPESYMVAGNVEIVSGTVTEAPIDNIAFTAAAGEEIVFAYADDADDSDEDLATIAGFVDDPTNALRAAAVNRLTNIARFIELDELVQEDTELTDEGEFGLFIPPQRERIISEYESLQYTPSEADLARIDEIEDILDADETLQESMAADEEIVANMPPTPQLSLQDVETPTDYGQPRTITVNNYAGEGVLRIVLYRNYSEVTSTRISVDENGFAEVPLSEEDLAEPGYYVVYATIDDVPNTRMELTFPDGIAQPARLTEEEHEALIEERGTLLQPAAIVRTYSLNNDPVNITVMDRDGNPLPEGTQVLEPGGEPVTVTIPEDGWYILNKTIEGEEGVALLAVNGIYPLFERSTGFQRMTDGFEVNAAIPRDENNEEYLFQKLTENKYRGERPVGDYLRAYLSPFFTKTMFRVNGSGGISLQTGMLALLASGALGFFIARALDRNAPRSAPQMNSRRLSTQLLISIPFFMFLAIIGADLMALSMLAAWAAYVFLCYFIGVRLAPILNSLSVLAVGIVMILIGTVAIHFAPELIYGPNSTIPTLVATIFGTTVGSRLPLTFAVLLMLPTMIAVWYGSTQRTDLSTSGLNRRIAIAAGITIAFFVLPIIYANVADPNRFSRNDPINILIHTDPRRWGGLMLAAFITVYGILLAFPLGILLALGRRSELPAVKLISTLVIELVRGTPFIVVLFAGVLLIPFANPAFAEIPDIYSALAATIIFIAAYLAENVRGGLQSIPPGQDEAARALGLANWQIVLFITLPQALRAVIPALVGQFISLFKDTSLLAIVGLIDLTGVVNQTVVAQEFIGTRKENLLFITIIYFFISYIMSWVSRRIEASGSGSARRI; via the coding sequence ATGATTGAATCCAATGAGAACCCGAACGCCACCCCTGTCGTCATCAATTACGATGAACCACCGACAAAACCACCGCCGCTTCTCTCTACGGGTGCCCTGGCCTGGATAAGAGAGAACCTATTCAGCAGTGTTTTTGATGCCGTACTGACCATTGTTGGCATCTTGATGATCATTTTCGCTGTGGTCAGCTTCTTTAACTGGGTTGTCTCCAGCGGCGACTGGTTCGCCATCACCTTTAACTTTGAGCAATACATGTATGGGCGCTTCGACCCAGATGAGGTATGGCGCTTAGGGTTGTTCGTCCTGCTTGTCGCTTTTACAGCGGGGACCGCCATCGCGGCTTACTTCCGGCGCATTTCGCCCGTCTTCATCCTGATCCTGGCCGCGATATATCTCCCTGCGCTGCTGCTGCCCGCCATCGTCAATGCGACGATTCCCTTGCCAGAATCTTATATGGTAGCTGGCAATGTAGAAATCGTCTCTGGCACGGTGACGGAAGCGCCAATTGATAACATTGCATTCACCGCCGCAGCAGGGGAAGAAATCGTCTTCGCCTATGCCGATGATGCCGATGACAGCGACGAAGACCTGGCGACGATTGCGGGTTTCGTCGATGACCCGACCAATGCCCTACGCGCGGCAGCGGTCAACCGCCTCACAAATATTGCTCGCTTCATTGAGCTTGACGAACTCGTACAAGAAGATACCGAACTGACTGACGAAGGCGAGTTTGGGCTATTCATCCCGCCACAACGTGAGCGCATCATCAGCGAATACGAGAGCCTGCAATATACACCCAGCGAAGCGGATTTGGCCCGCATTGATGAAATCGAAGATATCCTGGATGCTGATGAAACCTTACAGGAGAGCATGGCTGCCGACGAAGAAATCGTCGCCAATATGCCGCCAACTCCACAGCTCAGCTTACAAGATGTCGAAACGCCAACCGATTATGGGCAACCTCGCACCATCACGGTGAACAATTATGCTGGCGAAGGCGTGCTGCGCATCGTGCTTTATCGGAATTATAGCGAAGTCACCTCAACGCGCATCAGCGTCGATGAAAATGGCTTTGCCGAAGTCCCCTTAAGCGAAGAAGACCTGGCAGAACCGGGCTACTACGTCGTTTATGCGACGATCGACGACGTACCCAATACGCGCATGGAATTGACATTCCCTGATGGTATCGCCCAGCCCGCCCGGCTCACCGAGGAAGAACACGAGGCACTGATTGAGGAACGCGGCACGCTATTGCAGCCCGCGGCGATCGTGCGCACATATAGCTTAAACAATGACCCCGTCAATATTACGGTGATGGACCGTGATGGCAATCCGCTGCCAGAGGGCACCCAGGTGCTGGAACCGGGCGGAGAGCCTGTGACGGTGACGATACCGGAAGATGGTTGGTACATCCTCAACAAGACAATCGAAGGCGAAGAAGGTGTTGCCCTCTTGGCCGTAAACGGTATTTACCCGCTCTTTGAGCGCTCGACAGGCTTCCAACGGATGACGGATGGCTTCGAAGTTAATGCAGCCATCCCCCGTGACGAGAATAACGAAGAATATCTATTCCAGAAGTTGACTGAGAATAAGTACCGTGGCGAGCGCCCCGTAGGCGATTATCTGCGCGCCTATCTCTCGCCATTCTTCACCAAGACGATGTTCCGGGTCAATGGCAGCGGCGGCATCAGCTTGCAGACAGGCATGCTGGCCCTGCTCGCCAGCGGCGCGTTGGGCTTCTTCATCGCAAGAGCGCTCGATCGTAATGCGCCTCGCTCTGCCCCACAGATGAATTCACGCCGACTGAGTACGCAGTTGCTCATCTCGATCCCCTTCTTCATGTTCCTGGCAATCATCGGCGCAGACCTGATGGCCCTGAGCATGTTGGCGGCGTGGGCTGCGTATGTCTTCCTATGCTATTTCATCGGCGTGCGGTTAGCGCCTATACTGAACAGCTTATCGGTCCTGGCCGTTGGCATCGTGATGATCTTGATCGGCACGGTTGCCATACACTTTGCGCCGGAACTCATCTATGGCCCCAATAGCACAATCCCGACGCTTGTAGCGACTATTTTCGGCACAACTGTTGGCAGCCGTCTGCCGCTCACTTTTGCTGTCCTCCTGATGCTGCCGACAATGATCGCCGTCTGGTATGGGTCTACGCAGCGCACAGACCTGAGCACCAGCGGACTGAACCGCCGTATTGCAATTGCGGCAGGGATCACGATTGCATTCTTCGTACTGCCCATCATTTATGCTAATGTTGCCGATCCTAATCGCTTCAGCCGCAATGATCCAATCAACATCCTCATCCATACAGATCCGCGTCGATGGGGTGGCTTGATGCTGGCCGCATTCATCACGGTATATGGTATTCTGCTGGCCTTCCCGCTTGGCATTTTGCTGGCACTGGGCCGCCGGAGTGAATTACCCGCTGTTAAATTGATCAGTACGCTGGTGATTGAGCTGGTACGCGGGACGCCCTTTATCGTGGTGCTGTTCGCAGGCGTGCTGTTGATCCCATTTGCGAACCCCGCCTTTGCTGAAATCCCGGATATTTACAGCGCGCTCGCTGCGACGATTATCTTTATCGCCGCTTACCTTGCTGAGAATGTCCGTGGTGGTCTACAATCTATCCCACCTGGGCAGGACGAAGCAGCGCGTGCGCTCGGCCTCGCCAACTGGCAAATTGTCTTATTCATCACATTGCCACAAGCCCTACGTGCGGTGATCCCGGCGCTGGTCGGCCAGTTTATCTCGCTGTTCAAAGACACGTCATTGCTGGCAATCGTCGGCCTGATCGACCTGACAGGCGTCGTTAACCAGACGGTGGTGGCCCAGGAATTCATCGGGACACGTAAGGAAAACCTGCTATTCATCACCATCATTTATTTCTTCATCAGCTATATCATGTCGTGGGTCAGCCGCCGCATAGAAGCCAGTGGCTCCGGTAGTGCCCGCCGCATCTAG